GGCGTGAAAGCGGCGCGTTGCGTGGTGGAGCTAAACGGCGCGGCAATGCGCTACGACGCCTTTGCCGACATCGTTTTGCGCGAGGGCGATAGGCTCGAAATCATGCAGATAGTGGCGGGCGGCTAAAATGATTTATACCGATTTAAATACGGAAATCGACGTCGGATCGAGCGGACACCTGCTCGAAATAGGACGCTTCAAGGCGTTGATAGACTGCGGTCTCCACCCGAAATACATGGGGCTTTCGGCGTTGCCGAACCTCTCGAAAGTCGCACCCGAAACGCTCGACTTCATCGCAATAACGCACACGCACCTCGACCACTGCGGCGCGTTGCCCGTGGTTCTGCGCGAGCAAAACCACGCGCACGTTCTCGTAGCCGACGAAAGCGCGGATTTGCTCCCGCGCATGCTCCGCAATTCCCGCGCGGTAATGGCAAAACAGCGCGA
The Opitutia bacterium KCR 482 genome window above contains:
- the thiS gene encoding sulfur carrier protein ThiS, producing the protein MKITANSKQYEIAENTTVAAFIESTGVKAARCVVELNGAAMRYDAFADIVLREGDRLEIMQIVAGG